One part of the Candidatus Aquiluna sp. UB-MaderosW2red genome encodes these proteins:
- the glmS gene encoding glutamine--fructose-6-phosphate transaminase (isomerizing) → MCGIVGYVGPGSSLDVLLSGLKRLEYRGYDSAGISVIDQEKGLQTRKRAGKLKVLVDDLALSPLPDTHIGIGHTRWATHGAPNDINAHPHLGGEHLKLSLIHNGIIENFSELKKELIDFGVKFSSETDSEVAAHLVAREYETVNDLTQAFRNVVRRLQGAFTLLCIHEDYEDLILAARRNSPLVIGLGVGENFLGSDVAAFVEFTKKAVAVGQDQIVELRADSVRITSFEGAEIIPETFEVSWDASAASKGGWPSFMAKEIADQPQAVGDTLMGRLSSDGSVKLSEFSGLSSLTEMNRIIIIACGTAAYAGEVAKYAIEKWAKIPVSVELAHEFRYRDPVLDSQTLVLAISQSGETMDTLMAVRHAKELGAKVLSICNTQGATLARESDATIYTHAGPEVAVASTKAFTAQLTAGFLVALALASMRKSMGAVELRELGLELLKLPRHVKEVLESVERMRFLGKRLSGAKSILFLGRNVGYPIALEGALKLKELAYIHAEGFAAGELKHGPIALIEQGQAVIVVVPSPKGNHSLHPKVISNIQEIKARGAVVIAIAEKEDRLVAESADEVFEIAPTNPIMSAVLAVIPLQIFAMELANAKGLDVDQPRNLAKSVTVE, encoded by the coding sequence ATGTGTGGAATCGTGGGATATGTGGGCCCAGGGTCATCCCTGGATGTTCTACTTTCTGGTCTAAAACGCCTTGAATATCGGGGCTATGATTCTGCGGGAATTTCCGTTATTGATCAAGAAAAAGGCCTGCAAACTAGAAAACGAGCCGGCAAGCTAAAGGTTTTGGTGGATGACCTCGCGCTGTCCCCACTGCCTGACACCCACATTGGCATTGGGCACACCCGCTGGGCAACTCACGGTGCTCCAAACGACATAAATGCGCACCCTCACTTGGGTGGCGAGCACCTAAAACTTTCTCTCATCCACAACGGCATAATCGAGAATTTCTCGGAACTAAAAAAAGAGTTGATTGACTTTGGAGTCAAGTTTTCCTCAGAAACCGACTCAGAAGTCGCCGCTCATCTAGTGGCTCGCGAATATGAGACGGTCAATGACCTAACCCAGGCTTTTAGAAATGTTGTCCGCCGGCTACAGGGGGCCTTCACTCTTTTGTGCATCCACGAGGATTACGAGGATCTAATTTTGGCCGCACGGAGAAACTCACCGCTAGTTATCGGGCTTGGCGTGGGTGAGAACTTCTTGGGATCGGACGTGGCGGCCTTTGTCGAGTTCACCAAAAAGGCCGTCGCGGTCGGCCAGGATCAGATTGTCGAACTCAGAGCGGATAGCGTTCGAATTACCAGCTTCGAGGGTGCTGAAATAATCCCGGAGACTTTTGAGGTCAGCTGGGATGCATCTGCCGCGTCCAAAGGAGGTTGGCCATCATTTATGGCCAAAGAGATTGCAGACCAGCCGCAAGCAGTGGGTGACACTTTGATGGGGCGGCTTTCTTCCGACGGTTCGGTGAAGCTCTCCGAATTCTCGGGTCTGTCTAGCTTGACGGAGATGAATCGCATCATCATCATCGCCTGCGGCACGGCGGCTTACGCTGGTGAAGTAGCTAAGTACGCAATTGAGAAGTGGGCCAAGATTCCTGTGAGCGTAGAGCTCGCTCACGAATTCCGTTATCGCGACCCGGTGCTAGATTCGCAAACGCTTGTTTTAGCAATCAGCCAATCTGGCGAGACGATGGATACCTTGATGGCGGTTCGCCACGCGAAGGAGTTGGGCGCCAAAGTCTTAAGCATTTGTAACACCCAGGGCGCTACTTTGGCAAGAGAATCTGATGCCACCATTTACACCCATGCTGGCCCAGAGGTAGCGGTGGCATCGACTAAGGCCTTCACGGCTCAACTCACCGCTGGTTTTCTGGTAGCACTGGCTTTGGCGTCTATGCGCAAATCGATGGGCGCGGTAGAACTGAGAGAACTCGGCTTGGAGCTTTTAAAGTTACCGCGGCATGTCAAGGAGGTATTGGAATCGGTGGAACGAATGCGGTTCTTGGGCAAGAGGCTTTCTGGAGCCAAGTCGATTCTGTTCTTGGGAAGAAACGTTGGGTACCCCATTGCTCTTGAGGGTGCGCTAAAGCTCAAAGAGCTGGCGTACATTCATGCGGAGGGTTTCGCAGCGGGCGAGCTAAAGCACGGCCCGATAGCTCTAATTGAACAGGGCCAGGCCGTCATAGTCGTGGTCCCTTCTCCAAAGGGCAACCACTCGCTGCACCCCAAAGTGATATCCAATATCCAAGAGATCAAGGCCCGTGGAGCAGTGGTGATTGCAATCGCAGAAAAAGAAGATCGGTTGGTCGCGGAATCTGCCGATGAGGTCTTTGAAATAGCGCCCACCAACCCAATAATGAGCGCGGTGTTGGCTGTCATTCCTTTGCAAATCTTTGCGATGGAATTGGCAAATGCGAAGGGATTAGATGTTGATCAACCGAGAAACTTAGCCAAGAGCGTGACGGTCGAATAG
- the upp gene encoding uracil phosphoribosyltransferase codes for MRIKVIDHPILRQKMSLMREIKTPPPLFRQLVREISGLLAYEAAQEIAFTKIQLETPMGKTEGLAIAKPYPLVVPILRAGLGMLEGVLDVVPVAEVGFLGIARDEETLMPVTYANRLPDSLAGRHVILIDPMLATGGTLNDSIDYVKSRGAQKVTCICMLGAPEGIKKVQDHITKNWDPQDFSIYLGALDEKLNEVGYIVPGLGDAGDRMYGLAK; via the coding sequence ATGCGCATTAAAGTTATTGACCATCCCATCCTCAGGCAAAAAATGAGCTTGATGCGGGAGATCAAAACCCCACCACCGCTCTTCCGCCAGCTGGTCAGGGAGATCTCCGGCCTTTTGGCCTACGAGGCCGCACAGGAAATTGCTTTCACAAAAATTCAACTCGAAACCCCGATGGGCAAGACTGAGGGTCTTGCGATAGCCAAGCCCTACCCGCTTGTGGTGCCGATTCTGCGCGCAGGACTCGGAATGCTGGAAGGCGTATTGGATGTTGTGCCGGTGGCTGAGGTCGGTTTTTTAGGCATTGCACGCGACGAAGAGACCTTGATGCCGGTGACCTATGCGAATCGGCTGCCGGATTCACTAGCTGGTCGCCACGTGATTTTAATTGATCCAATGCTTGCCACCGGTGGAACGCTGAACGATTCGATTGATTATGTCAAAAGCCGAGGGGCTCAGAAGGTGACCTGCATTTGCATGCTCGGTGCTCCAGAGGGTATCAAAAAAGTGCAAGATCACATCACAAAAAACTGGGACCCCCAAGACTTCAGCATCTACCTCGGTGCGCTCGATGAAAAACTAAATGAGGTTGGCTACATTGTCCCCGGCCTGGGCGATGCCGGTGACCGAATGTATGGTTTGGCTAAATAA
- a CDS encoding holo-ACP synthase: protein MIIGLGVDVCSIERFSESIERSPKLRERLFTSAESALGHQSLAVRFAAKEALAKAVGNPGLLSFQDVEILNDHLGKPQMQVSGKSRDVLDGLGVQRIHLSLSHDGGIAFATVILEGG, encoded by the coding sequence GTGATTATCGGGTTGGGTGTGGATGTTTGCTCAATCGAGCGCTTTTCGGAGTCAATCGAGCGCTCGCCGAAGCTCAGGGAAAGACTCTTTACCTCGGCCGAATCGGCTCTCGGTCATCAGTCGCTAGCCGTTAGATTTGCCGCCAAAGAGGCACTTGCCAAAGCCGTCGGAAACCCGGGCCTGCTGAGCTTTCAAGATGTGGAGATTCTCAATGACCACTTGGGGAAACCTCAGATGCAAGTGTCTGGTAAGTCAAGGGATGTGCTGGATGGGCTCGGGGTTCAAAGGATTCATTTGAGCCTTAGTCATGACGGCGGCATTGCCTTTGCAACCGTGATTTTGGAGGGCGGCTAA
- the alr gene encoding alanine racemase, giving the protein MREIQIDLAVILKNYRKLKELASGSLVMAVVKANAYGHGMHEVAEALDDAGVDYLGVADLNEALELRMAGIKTNILCWILSPEDDFELAVSQNIELGVSSLEVLEGLPEGAKVHLKVDTGLGRNGFTQGDFGKALEFLAESKLYPEGLFSHLSNASEGDDLAQLELFEKANVMALQKGVNFKLRHLAASAATLKHPQMHFDMVRCGIAVYGLSPFEDEPVDPGLLQPAMRVVANVVNVKRVPKGQGVSYGYRYVTKMETTLVLVPFGYAEGMPRISENHEVLIQGKLYPVVGRVAMDQFIVDVSDAKIRIGDEVVIFGDGQKGEPTAQSLGESSGSINYEVVTRIGGRAPRVYKI; this is encoded by the coding sequence GTGCGAGAGATTCAAATCGATTTAGCTGTCATCCTAAAGAACTATCGCAAACTAAAAGAGCTGGCGAGTGGCTCACTTGTGATGGCGGTTGTAAAGGCCAATGCCTATGGGCACGGTATGCACGAAGTAGCCGAGGCGCTGGATGACGCCGGAGTCGACTATCTAGGTGTGGCAGATCTAAACGAGGCACTCGAGCTTCGAATGGCGGGCATTAAGACCAATATCCTGTGCTGGATTTTGAGTCCCGAGGATGACTTTGAGTTAGCTGTTTCTCAAAACATTGAGCTTGGAGTTTCAAGTTTGGAGGTTTTGGAAGGGCTACCCGAAGGCGCGAAAGTACACCTCAAGGTAGACACCGGTCTCGGTAGAAACGGATTCACACAGGGAGATTTTGGGAAAGCACTTGAGTTTTTGGCCGAGTCAAAGCTTTATCCGGAGGGGCTTTTTTCACACCTTTCGAATGCCTCCGAGGGTGATGATTTGGCCCAGCTTGAGCTATTCGAAAAAGCGAATGTGATGGCTTTGCAAAAGGGCGTTAATTTCAAACTGAGGCATTTGGCCGCTTCTGCGGCGACCCTCAAGCACCCGCAAATGCACTTCGACATGGTTCGTTGCGGCATAGCGGTCTATGGGCTGAGTCCTTTTGAGGACGAGCCGGTCGACCCCGGTTTACTTCAGCCGGCGATGCGAGTTGTGGCCAATGTGGTGAACGTGAAGCGCGTGCCCAAGGGGCAAGGGGTCTCTTACGGGTATCGGTATGTGACCAAGATGGAGACCACTTTGGTCTTGGTGCCCTTCGGTTATGCGGAGGGGATGCCAAGAATCTCAGAGAATCATGAGGTTTTGATTCAGGGCAAGCTTTACCCGGTGGTCGGGCGTGTGGCAATGGATCAATTTATTGTCGATGTCTCTGATGCCAAAATCCGAATCGGCGATGAAGTGGTGATTTTTGGTGATGGCCAAAAAGGAGAGCCAACGGCGCAGAGTCTGGGGGAGTCTTCGGGAAGCATCAACTACGAGGTGGTTACCAGAATCGGTGGCCGCGCGCCAAGGGTTTATAAAATCTGA
- the coaA gene encoding type I pantothenate kinase, producing MSEAKAQEGISPYLAIERADWAELGNASDLPLTEKEIQNITGLGDVLDIKEVTEVYLPISQLLSLYASGAQGLHRTTSDFFGDRAARTPFIIGIAGSVAVGKSTAARLLRELMKRWSGTPKVELVTTDGFLYPNAELERRGIMHRKGFPESYDRKRLLQFVSDIKSGQSNVEAPVYSHLSYDIVEGEVARVTTPDVLILEGLNVLQPPSAGQELALSDFFDFTIYIDANVETIKSWYLSRFEQLFDSAFTDPRSYFHTLTTELTKDQALERAEGFWRDINLPNLEENIEPTRSRATLVMQKGDGHRVSQVLLRKL from the coding sequence GTGAGCGAAGCCAAGGCCCAGGAGGGCATCTCCCCGTATTTGGCCATTGAGCGCGCCGACTGGGCCGAATTGGGAAACGCATCAGATTTGCCGTTGACCGAAAAAGAAATCCAAAACATCACCGGACTGGGCGATGTTTTGGACATCAAAGAGGTCACCGAGGTCTATCTGCCGATTAGTCAACTGCTGAGTCTTTATGCCTCGGGCGCTCAGGGGCTGCATCGCACAACCTCTGATTTTTTTGGCGATCGAGCCGCGAGAACGCCGTTTATCATCGGCATCGCAGGCTCGGTGGCCGTGGGTAAATCAACCGCCGCAAGGCTGCTGCGTGAACTCATGAAGCGTTGGAGTGGAACGCCAAAAGTTGAGCTAGTCACCACCGATGGTTTTTTATACCCGAACGCAGAACTCGAGCGGCGTGGCATCATGCACCGTAAGGGTTTTCCTGAAAGCTACGACCGCAAGAGGCTGTTGCAATTTGTCTCTGACATTAAATCAGGCCAATCAAATGTCGAAGCCCCGGTCTACTCACACCTGAGTTATGACATCGTCGAAGGTGAGGTTGCAAGGGTCACCACTCCAGATGTGCTAATTCTGGAGGGTCTGAATGTCTTACAGCCACCAAGTGCCGGGCAGGAATTAGCACTGAGTGACTTCTTTGATTTCACGATTTACATTGATGCCAATGTAGAAACCATAAAAAGCTGGTACCTATCGAGGTTTGAACAGCTATTTGATTCGGCATTCACTGACCCGCGCTCCTATTTCCACACGCTAACCACCGAACTAACCAAGGACCAGGCGCTTGAGCGGGCCGAAGGTTTTTGGCGAGACATCAACCTTCCTAATTTAGAAGAGAACATTGAGCCGACTAGGTCAAGGGCAACTTTGGTGATGCAAAAAGGTGATGGTCACCGCGTAAGTCAAGTTCTGCTCCGCAAGCTCTAA